In Thermodesulfobacteriota bacterium, a single window of DNA contains:
- a CDS encoding GAF and ANTAR domain-containing protein, whose amino-acid sequence MVNIIPETYDKYIKAVMDISRVITSDLYLEDILKLIVMVLAKVTGVEICSLWLIDENSDPLKIRLKASQTIDPVYMKDRSLNMDEGVVGFVAMHKRPLIIKDVLKESRFKEKEMAKQLGLVSMVSVPLQVRDEKVIGVLNCFTAEPHIFPETEVNLITTVANQAAVAIMNTELMVKTRVIEEELETRKMVERAKEILMRKRKKTGEEAYQWIRKRSMDTRKSMRTVAEAVLLSEELE is encoded by the coding sequence ATGGTAAACATAATTCCTGAAACCTATGATAAATATATTAAAGCGGTCATGGATATCAGCCGGGTGATTACTTCGGATCTTTACCTGGAAGATATCTTAAAGCTGATCGTTATGGTGTTAGCCAAAGTCACAGGGGTTGAAATATGCTCCCTGTGGCTGATTGATGAAAATTCGGATCCTTTGAAAATCAGACTAAAAGCCTCACAAACCATCGATCCTGTATACATGAAAGATCGATCCCTAAACATGGATGAAGGGGTGGTGGGATTTGTGGCTATGCATAAGCGGCCCCTTATTATCAAAGATGTGTTGAAAGAATCCAGATTTAAAGAAAAAGAGATGGCAAAACAACTTGGCCTGGTATCAATGGTCAGTGTGCCGTTGCAGGTACGTGATGAAAAAGTGATTGGCGTACTCAATTGCTTTACCGCAGAACCTCATATTTTCCCAGAAACAGAAGTAAACCTGATCACGACTGTGGCCAACCAGGCGGCTGTGGCAATCATGAACACGGAACTCATGGTAAAGACCAGGGTGATTGAGGAAGAACTGGAGACCCGTAAAATGGTAGAGCGTGCAAAAGAGATCCTGATGCGTAAGCGTAAAAAAACCGGAGAGGAGGCTTACCAGTGGATCAGAAAGCGGAGTATGGATACTCGTAAATCCATGAGAACCGTGGCTGAAGCTGTACTCCTTTCTGAAGAACTCGAATAA